Part of the Salinimonas iocasae genome, GCCAACTGAAAACCCTTCGGCGTTGGATTCCAAAACCTCTCCAACAGCACCGGCGCGCATAACATCACCAATCTGAACAGGTTCGATGTAAGACTTCCCGTCATTCATCCAGCCGCGCATCGCCGGGTCCAGAGAGATATACTGCACTTTTACCTTGATCTGCCCCTGCGCCACGTCACCTGCATCAACTTCCTGGTATTGCCAGTTTGCCTCTGTTGGCTCACCTTGCGGCCGTGATGCCAGTAACCATTGTTTGCTTTTCATAATCTCTCCATAAGTGCGAACACGTTAATAGGTTGTAGACCTATTGTTACACAGGTCTGACCTTGCCTTTACTGTCAAAAATGACACAATAATGGTCAAAAAAGACATCCATAATTTTTATTGATAGCTGACTATGGGATTCTCTAATGCAGACTAAAAAACCCGCGACTATTGCTATTTACGGTTTTGATCATGCTTTGGCATCAGCCATCACCGGTGCGGTGGACCTTTTTGCGCAGGCGGGTGTGACCTGGCAAAAGATCCATCACGCTCTGCCCTCGCCGGTTTTTTCTGTTCAACTTTTATCATCCACCGGGGCGCCGGTGCGGTGCGTCAATAGTATCATGCTACATACAGATGGCAGGCTCGATGCACGTCACCCGCCCGATGTATTGTTAATCCCCACCATCGGAGGAAATATTGAACAGGTAATTAACCAGCAAAAATCGCTGATGCCGGTTTTACGAACGTTTCATGAGCAAGGCGTTGATATTGCGGCAAACTGTACCGGTGTATTTTTATTAGCCGCTGCGGGAATACTTGATGGAAAATCAGCGACTACGCACTGGGGGTTTGCCAATGAATTTAAAGCGCGCTTCCCACAGGTCAATTTGAACAGCGACAAATTACACACTTACGAAGAAAATGTGTTTTGCGCGGGTGGCGGTATGGCGTGGTTCGATCTGGCCCTACTGCTTATCGAGCGATATGCTGGTGCTGATGTCGCCCGGCAAACAGCGAAGGCCCATGTTCTTGACCTTCCACGTATCAACCAGTCACTTTATGCCGGTAGTCGCCGCGAACAGGCGCATCAGGATGAAATAATCAAACAGGCTCAGCGATATATGGCCGATAACATCAAACTAAAACTATCAGTAGACGGGCTGGCGGCAAGAGTGAACCTGACATCGCGCACCTTTAATCGCCGCTTCAAGGCGGCAACAGGCCAGACTCCGGGACATTATTTACAATCTCTTCGCATCGATCACGCCAGAAAATTACTGGAAAATCAGAAGTGGACAATCGAACAGATTCTTTCACAGGTGGGATATGATGACCCCAGCACCTTCTCCAGATTGTTTAAAAAGCGTACTGGTTATTCCCCTTCTCTTTACCGGACTAAGTTTACAACTTTTGTACAATCCTGAAAGTTTTACTTATATATTTTGTTCAAAGCTAGTACACTGTCGTCCCGCTGGCGGTCCGATCAGTTGACCTCCTAAAACACCCTTAATTTTTACCTTCACTTGGTGAACACATGAAAACACATCGTATTGCCTCTCTTGCGTTGGCAGTCAGTGCCGCGTTTAGTAGCACCGTAATGGCTCAGGAGTCTGGAACTAATCAACAAACAAAAACTAAAGATAGTTCCCTTGAGCAAATCACGGTAACCGCCCAAAAGCGTACCCAGTCTATACAGGAAGTGCCCCTTTCTATTGCCACGCTAAGTGGTGAAAAGCTGGATAGCTTGTTCGCTGGTGGTGAAGATATTCTGGCCCTGGCTGTGCGTGTACCAGGCCTTTATGCAGAATCTTCAAATGGTCGTGTTGCGCCCCGTTTCTACATTCGTGGGCTGGGTAACACCGATTTTGATTTAGCGGCATCACAACCTGTTTCTATTATTATGGATGAAGTGGTAATGGAAAACGTGGTATTGAAAAGCTTCCCGCTTTTTGATGTCCAGCAGGTTGAAGTATTGCGTGGTCCACAGGGCACCCTGTTTGGTCGGAACACGACAGCGGGTATTGTAAAGTTTGACACAGTCAAACCTTCACAGGATTTTGAAGGCTTTGCCAAGCTTGGCTATGGTAGCTACAACACGGTGAATCTTGAGGCCGCTGTTGGCGGTGGACTGACCGATGACCTGTCGGGTCGTTTCTCAGTTTTATCTCAGCACCGTGATGATTACATTGATAACGGCTTTACCGGTCAGGATGATGCGCTGGGCGGCTTTGACGAGCGTGCATGGCGTGCTCAGCTGCTGTATGAACCAAACAGTCGTTTCTCTGCACTTTTGAATGTTCATGGCCGTTCTTTGGAAGCCACTGCCTCTATTTTCCGCGCGAATATTTTCGATAAAGGCAGCAATGACCTGAATGAAAACTATGACCGCGATGTTGTTTACTACGATGGCGACATTGATGGTAACGGTGCGGACAATAATCCGCAGGAATACGATGGTTTCGGTTCTTCATTAAAACTGACT contains:
- a CDS encoding GlxA family transcriptional regulator, with amino-acid sequence MQTKKPATIAIYGFDHALASAITGAVDLFAQAGVTWQKIHHALPSPVFSVQLLSSTGAPVRCVNSIMLHTDGRLDARHPPDVLLIPTIGGNIEQVINQQKSLMPVLRTFHEQGVDIAANCTGVFLLAAAGILDGKSATTHWGFANEFKARFPQVNLNSDKLHTYEENVFCAGGGMAWFDLALLLIERYAGADVARQTAKAHVLDLPRINQSLYAGSRREQAHQDEIIKQAQRYMADNIKLKLSVDGLAARVNLTSRTFNRRFKAATGQTPGHYLQSLRIDHARKLLENQKWTIEQILSQVGYDDPSTFSRLFKKRTGYSPSLYRTKFTTFVQS